The Wolbachia endosymbiont (group B) of Gerris lacustris genomic interval AACGTGGCTATCACGTGCTGTCTCCTATGTTGCTTACCACTGGACATTACATGTTAGTGAATAAAGGAATAGTAAGAGAGAAAAAAGAAGAAAAAGCAAAAATTGAAAAAGTAGCTGTCGGTGGCGTTTTGTATTGTGATGGTAGCAAAAATTGGTTTATCAAAAATGATATTGCTTCAAATACGTGGTTTACCTTAAGTACAGAAGAAATCTCCAATGATCTAGGTATTAAGCTAGAGAAATGTATATTGTGGCAAGACAATTTTGGTGGAAAATTGACTATACAGCCAATTAAGCATTTGGAGTATGCAGTTACTTGGTTTGCACTTTCCTTTATTTGGCTAATTATGTGTATATTTTACTATAGGCAAAATAGATATAAGTCGTAGAGAGGTAGCATGGAAAAAGAAAAGCTACAAATAGAAAACATGCAACAAAGTGGAAGTAAATACTTATTACAAGAATTAATTGTATGTCAGTATTGTAAATACACTTATTATGGAATGAGTCATACTAAGGAAGGAAAAAGTTACTATTGTTGTTCCGGAATCCGTTTTGATGAATGTAACAGCAAATCAATATGCGCGGATATACTAGAAGAGGTAATATGGAAAGAAGTGCACATGGTAAGAGAGCATATAATGAAGGAAAAATGTGATTTATCAGATGCAGGTTGGAAGACTAAATTTGATATAATTAGAAAATTAGTTCAGCGTATTGAAATTGATGACGATAATATACATATAGTCTTTCGATTAAAAGAACTCGCTCTCGAAAGACAAAAAGAAGATATTCACCCTTGTACCAGAATTATAAAGAATGTAGTGCTATCAAATGCAATAGGAATGCATAAAGTTAGCAACGCCCTAGCTGCAATATCAGTTGCAGTGAAACTTGGAATTAGTGATGAAGAAATTAAAAAAGGTCTTTTGGAGTTCAAAGGAGTAGCAAGGAGATTTTCTTTAATTGTTGATATTAAAGGTGTTAAGTTAATCGAGGATTATGCTCACCATCCAAATGAAATACAGGCAACCCTGGCAGCAGCGCGTTTAACTACTAAAGGAAAGGTAATAGGAATTATTGAGCCGCTTCGTTTTGCTCGTATTCGTAATTTTTTTGATGAGTTTGTACGAATTTTCATGATGTTTGATTATGTAATTCTCACTCCTGTCCATCCTCCAGAAGATAAGCCTATTCCTGGCTGTGGAATTGATGATATACAAAAAGCCTTGATCAGTAGTGGGTTTAATGACGTAGAGATTATGAATGATGCTCTACTCATTTCACATTTTATTAGTAATTCGACAAATTCAGGAGATGTAGTATTATTTATTGGTGCTGGTAGTAATATAGCTAAGCTAGCAAGAGAAGCTGCAAAGCTGCTGCTAGTAAAATAAACTTAAGCATTGGTGATTTATATGATAAAATTGTGTAGTAAAACTGGATCCAAGTGTCTAGGCAAACAACTGTACAGACATTGCGATATGGGGATAGCTTCCATTAAGAATGGTGTCATCCCAGTGCCCAGACACTGGGATCCAGAAAACTTAACTTTAAATACGTGGCTGTATAATAAAAACTGGATTCCAGTGTCAAGCACTGGAATGACAACATCTGCTACTCAAATTATCTGTTTATTTGTAGGTTGCAATGTTCGTACACTGGAATGTTACAGCGCTGGGGTGACATTTTCCGAACGTGCACACAATTGTGAATCTAGTAGAGGTTTAGCATGATGAAAAAGACAATTAGTAGTGTATTGGCAAGAGAAATTTTAGATAGCAGGGGTTACCCAACAATTGAGGTAGAAATAGAACTATGTGATGGAGCAACAGGTAGAGCCGCTGTCCCTTCTGGGGCTTCGACCGGTAAACTAGAAGCATTGGAACTGAGAGATCAGGATGAAAAAAGGTATTGTGGTAAGGGAGTGCTGAAAGCTGTTCAAATCGTAAACGGAGTGATAGCAAATGAAATTGTTGGCATGGACGCAGCAAACCAGAGTGCAATTGATAAAGTTTTCATTGAACTAGATGGAACAAAAAATAAATCTAAACTTGGAGCAAATGCAACTTTGGGTGTGTCTCTTGCTGTTGCAAAAGCAGCAGCAAACAGTTTTAAAATGCCGTTATATAAGTATTTGGGAGTAGGGGAAGAGCAGATGCCAGTTCCGCTAATTAACGTAATTAATGGTGGAGTACATGCGGATAATAAACTCGATTTTCAAGAATTTATGATTCTTCCCGTTGGTGCTGAAACTTTCAGTGAAGCAATCAGAATATCTGCAGAGGTATTTCATAACTTGCGCAGCATTCTTAAGAAAAAAGGTTATAGCACAAACGTAGGAGATGAAGGTGGTTTTGCACCAAACATTGGCAGCACTGAAGAAGCTCTTAATCTGATAATTGAGGCTGTGGAATCTGCCGGTTATTCGATGAAAAATCACTTTGCACTGGGTCTTGATGTTGCTGCATCTACTTTTTATGAGAATGGAGTTTATAAATTTGAAAACAAAGAGCTCACTGCAGAGAAATTGGTTCAGTATTATTGTGACCTCGTGGAAAAATATCCAATAATTTCTATAGAAGATGCAATTAGTGAAGATGATTATGAAGGTTGGAAATTACTTACTGCAAAATTGGGAAGTGAAATTCAATTAGTCGGGGATGATTTATTTGTTACAAATTGTGAACTAATAAATAAAGGAATAGAGGAGAAAATGGCAAATGCTGTACTAATCAAGCCAAATCAAATAGGAACGCTTACGGAAACTTTTGCTGCTATTGAAATGGCAAAATCAAATGGCTACAGGGCTATTATTTCACATCGCTCAGGTGAAACAGAAGACACAACAATATCCCACATAGCGGTTGCGTCGAATTGTGGGCAAATAAAGACTGGCTCGCTGTCGCGTTCTGATAGGCTTGCAAAGTATAATGAATTGATGAGAATAGAAAGTTCATTAGGAGAAAATGCTAAATATTATCGTGGGTTGGCATGGACTTCATAGACGAAGTTAAATTATATTTAAAAGCAGGTGATGGTGGCGATGGCTGCGCGAGTTTTCGTCGAGAAAAATTCGTTGAGTTTGGTGGTCCAAACGGTGGTAATGGGGGCAGGGGAGGAGATATAGTTTTTGTCGGTGATGCAAATCTCAATACTTTGCTTAATTTTCGTTGTCGAAGGCATATTAAAGCGAGTAGTGGAAAAAATGGTACGAGTAGAGATAGGTCTGGTACAGATGGAAAAGATATTATACTTAAAGTTCCAGTTGGTACACAAATAATCGATGAAGAAAGTGAGGAAATAATAGTAGATCTTGATAAACCTGACATAGAATTTCAAGTAGTGCAAGGTGGAAAAGGTGGGCTTGGGAATACCAATTTTAAATCTGCTACCAATAGGGCACCAAGGCATTTTACCCATGGTCATCCTGGCGAAGAAAGAAACATAGTATTGAAGCTGAAAGTTTTATCTGATGTTGGGATTATTGGTATGCCAAATGCAGGTAAATCTAAATTTTTAACCCGCTGCTCAAACTCTGATACGAAAGTAGGCGATTATGCATTTACTACTATAAGGCCACATTTAGGTGTAGCAAAAGTGGATTATAGCGAAATTGTGATAGCAGATATTCCTGGAATAATCGCTGATGCTCATCTTGGAGTTGGGCTCGGACACAAATTTTTAAAGCACATCGAAAGGTGCAAAATTTTACTTCACTTAATTGATGTAACTCACGATGACGTTATTTCAGCTTATAATTGTACACATAATGAACTGAAGCTTTACAATACCGACCTTATTAAAAAGGAAGAAACTGTAGTATTAAACAAATGCGACTTATTGGAGGAAGCAGAAATTCTTGAGAAGAAGAATCATTTAGCCAATTATCTTGATAGAGAAGTACTGTGCTTATCAATCGACGATGATTTACAGCAGATCCTAAGGGTATTGAGTGAGAAAATGAAAAAAAGCGACCCTAAAAAAATTGATGTGTATGATCCTTTTAAGACATAGATTCAGTAGACAGATAGCTAATTTAATAATTGCAGTTTTAAATTATATTAATACCTATAGCATAGTAGTCATTACATCGAATGTTTTCATCCTCATATCTTGCTTTAATACTATAATTAGTATTTAGTCTTAAAAATCGGAGAACATTATGAGTAAATTGTCGGCATTAGAAAAAACACTATGGACGATTAATGATGATAGCAAAGTAGATTCATCTAGCATAATTGAAAAATTAAAAAGTGAGCTGCAGCAGCATCATGTTAATATGTACAATGCATGGGAAGAAAGTGGATTTGATATAAATGCTAATTCATTTGATGGAAGTAACTTACTATGTTTAGCATCTGGAAGTGGCTGTGTAAAAGTAGTAGAGCTTCTTATAGAGAAAGAAGTAGATGTTAATGTACGAGATAATGAAGGAAAGACTCCTTTAGATTATGCTATTTCTAATGGAAGGGAAGAAGTAATAGAAATTCTTACAGGAAAAATTCTTTTATCTGATGAAGGACTGACATCACAGATGTTATCAGAGCAAGAAGTAGAGATTGATTCACAAGATCAATATGACACTCCTCTTTCATATCCGCTTTTTTTCTGACGAATATAAAGAAATTCCATTAGAAAGTGCAGCTGCATTGATTTAATTATGATAAGAAAAACTAATTTGTAGCCTAGTTACGCAGGCAGTTTTTCCACAATTGTCTGCATTTTCTGCTCTACAACTTATCTTTTTTTCGGCTTGTGCCATTTCTCACACTGTCTCTTGCTTTCTTGAACTCAGAAATTCAATAGCTACCAAAGCATTTGAGTAGTTTTTTTGCTAAGAATTAGGCATAGAACCCCCCATATTTATTAATAAAGAACAGAAAAAATGTAACGCACATACGACAGAGATTAATCATATGTGTGCACCCATGCGCGCTGAAGAAGATACGCTACATTTTTCACTTAGTTTAATTGTTTGATAGAAAAGTCTGCAGACGAAGATAGATTTTGAGCTCTAAAAATACCTCTACTGTGATTATACTAAGGTTAGATGAATAGGCGAAGCAATTTTTTTATTAGTTTTTTAGCTGACAACCGATTTTACGTTCAACAACTTGACATTTATTCAATACTACTGTATAATAGAGATGTACATTTTTTTGTACTATGGCAATAAAATTACCTTGTAATAGGTGTATTGGACCCGAGGGCAGTACTCGGCGCCTCCACCATATTTTCTGTTAATACGGGGGCGAGTAAGGATCGACATGCATAGTAAAGATGGTAGCTTTGCTCGGTTAGATACCACCGCTAAGAGTTCACAATTTAGATGCAAACGATAACTTTGCTGCTGAAGACAATGTTGCATTAGCTGCTTAATTTAGGCACTATAACTTCATTGCTATAAGCACGGTTTAGGGAACGCCGGGTAACAGAAGTTCCCTCAAACATGTAAGGGTTATATGGATAAAACAGATTATCAGAAGTCGCTTAGTTATGCTAAATTTCAAGTTATCAAAAAGGCTCTAGATACTATATTAGATAATGTTTTTATTCCTCACTTAGAGATACTGTTTTTTACGCGATTTAATGGTATTGTCATACCAGCCTACTTGAAAGAATCATACCCTACTCAAATGCTTATTATATTACAGCATCAATTTTATGGTCTAAAAGTTCTTGAGGATAAGTTTAGCGTCAGTTTGAGTTTTCGTGGAAAACAAGAACAAGTCACTGTACCGTTTTTTGCTATTAGTGAGTTTCATGATAAAATTTCAGGAGATACTTTAGTATTTAGCGTTGATTCTGATAAAGAATACGAAGATGAAGAATGTGCTGAAAAATCGTCAAATGGCAGTATCATATCTATAGATCAACTTTACGATAAGTAGTTGCTTATGCAAGAGTTAAAATTTTTCTCTTTTTCTTGGACATAATTTTTTAGATTTTAAGAACTTTTCAAATTTTGTGAGGTTCTTATTTGAGTATTTCTTCTACGTTTTTTAAAAAGAAGAAACTGCTTTGTATTTCAAACAATCTGTAAAATCTTCTTCTCCTTCTAAGTTGATCCTATTAACTCGTAATTCTAGATTTTAGATAAATTATTGAAAATCTTGACTTTTTTCACTAAGTTTGATCAAACGTATCTGTTCAGGAAAGTTGTAAGTTAAAAATGTGATATAAAAGAGATAAGAGGGAAAGATAACCCTACTCACTATAGGAATAGGGCTATCACGGGCGTGTGCGACCGAATGAAAGTTGGTATTACAACCGTAGCCATCAAGGTAAACTAGCCCCATCTCTCGATACGTTTGAATAGTTGCATGGGACATATGTATGCACCCGTTTACAATCTTAAATTAATTAAACTATCGAGGTTATTTATTATGATTACATCTTATCAAAATTTCATTGGCATTGATATCGGAAAATTTAAAAATGTTGCTGCAGCTTATAACCAAAGGAGCGCTATCAAGTTTGACAATGATGCTACTGGTTGGCAACAGTTGTTTCAAAAATTTTCAGATATCCTACCTAATTCTCTAGTAACTTTAGAAAACACTGGAAAATATGAGCTTGGCTTAGCACATTTTCTTGTTGATAAGAATGTTGCTGTACATCGAGCTAATACTCGTAAAGTAAAAAGTTTTATCATATCACATGGAACTTTAGCAAAGACAGATCAATCAGATGCAAGAGCCCTTGCTCAATATGGTTTTGAACGCTATAGTGCTCTATCTCTATTTGTGCCTATGTCAAAAGAACAAACCGCCTTAGTTGCACTCTGTCAACGTCGTGATGACATTACACAAATGAGAACTCAAGAGAAATGTAGGCTTGCAGCACCTGAAAACGACTATATAAAGGAAAGTTGCCAAAAAACAATAGACTTTTTTACCAGTCAGATAAATGAGTTCAACGATGCCATACAAAGAATTATTGATAAAAATCCAGAGTTACAAAAGCGTCAAAAGATCTTGAGAACAGTGCCAGGAATAGGTCTCAAGTTATCACAAGTTTTTGTGTGTCTAATGCCAGAACTTGGCCACCTAAACAAAAAAGAAGTTGCAAGTCTTGCTGGAGTTGCTCCACATCCAAAAGAAAGCGGTAAAACTATTGGTTACCGAAGGATAACAGGTGGTAGAAGCAATGTTCGTGCAAAGCTTTTCACAGCTGCTATGGCTGCTGCAAGATCTAAATCTGCACTTGGTGCTTTTTATTCTGATCTTATTGGTAGAGGTAAAAAGAAGATGGTAGCTATAACAGCTCTAATGCGAAAAATCATAGTAATTGCCAATGCAAGACTTAAAGAAGCAATTAATATGAAATAAAAAAATCTGTATAGAAAATAGGTTAACGAATATGTGCGTCTACACACATTTAAAGCACATATTCGTTAACCATAAAATCTAAGCAGTGCTTGCTGTTTGATATAAATTTCTTTCTGTATAAACTAGGGTTTTTGTTGCCAAAATACATTTTTCAATTGAATAAAAATACAAAATTATCAACAAATGAGACTAAATTCAAAAAATTTTAAAAAACATAGTTGATGGCTGATGTGCAAATATTGAAACCTGTGCCCTCTTTCTTGTCATCCCGGTGCTTGACACTGGATCCAACTAGGTTGGTAAGCACTTTACAACATTTTTTGCGTGAAAAGGCCAGATGCCAGCGTCAGCTACTCGGATGACATCCATTTAGGTGTCTTTTCTTGTCTATCTTATTTTGCCACTCTGCAGCGGATACTCATACGGTATACATATCTCAGTTACTTGTTTCCCTATCAATAAATTTTTTATTCACTTGGAATCAAAGATTACAACATCTTATTAAATTTTAATAAAAATCCTTAAAGCTTTAATATCTTATGCTATACTCAATATATTATTAAAATATTAGCTAGCAGTAAT includes:
- a CDS encoding SURF1 family protein, giving the protein MLRKTVFIFIIPFLLLFSLGLWQLFRLNWKNNIIKNMDLPVIHLLPSDSLAKFNYRYVKIDGILSDMELYVFAGQRGYHVLSPMLLTTGHYMLVNKGIVREKKEEKAKIEKVAVGGVLYCDGSKNWFIKNDIASNTWFTLSTEEISNDLGIKLEKCILWQDNFGGKLTIQPIKHLEYAVTWFALSFIWLIMCIFYYRQNRYKS
- a CDS encoding glutamate ligase domain-containing protein, coding for MEKEKLQIENMQQSGSKYLLQELIVCQYCKYTYYGMSHTKEGKSYYCCSGIRFDECNSKSICADILEEVIWKEVHMVREHIMKEKCDLSDAGWKTKFDIIRKLVQRIEIDDDNIHIVFRLKELALERQKEDIHPCTRIIKNVVLSNAIGMHKVSNALAAISVAVKLGISDEEIKKGLLEFKGVARRFSLIVDIKGVKLIEDYAHHPNEIQATLAAARLTTKGKVIGIIEPLRFARIRNFFDEFVRIFMMFDYVILTPVHPPEDKPIPGCGIDDIQKALISSGFNDVEIMNDALLISHFISNSTNSGDVVLFIGAGSNIAKLAREAAKLLLVK
- the eno gene encoding phosphopyruvate hydratase gives rise to the protein MMKKTISSVLAREILDSRGYPTIEVEIELCDGATGRAAVPSGASTGKLEALELRDQDEKRYCGKGVLKAVQIVNGVIANEIVGMDAANQSAIDKVFIELDGTKNKSKLGANATLGVSLAVAKAAANSFKMPLYKYLGVGEEQMPVPLINVINGGVHADNKLDFQEFMILPVGAETFSEAIRISAEVFHNLRSILKKKGYSTNVGDEGGFAPNIGSTEEALNLIIEAVESAGYSMKNHFALGLDVAASTFYENGVYKFENKELTAEKLVQYYCDLVEKYPIISIEDAISEDDYEGWKLLTAKLGSEIQLVGDDLFVTNCELINKGIEEKMANAVLIKPNQIGTLTETFAAIEMAKSNGYRAIISHRSGETEDTTISHIAVASNCGQIKTGSLSRSDRLAKYNELMRIESSLGENAKYYRGLAWTS
- the cgtA gene encoding Obg family GTPase CgtA, producing the protein MDFIDEVKLYLKAGDGGDGCASFRREKFVEFGGPNGGNGGRGGDIVFVGDANLNTLLNFRCRRHIKASSGKNGTSRDRSGTDGKDIILKVPVGTQIIDEESEEIIVDLDKPDIEFQVVQGGKGGLGNTNFKSATNRAPRHFTHGHPGEERNIVLKLKVLSDVGIIGMPNAGKSKFLTRCSNSDTKVGDYAFTTIRPHLGVAKVDYSEIVIADIPGIIADAHLGVGLGHKFLKHIERCKILLHLIDVTHDDVISAYNCTHNELKLYNTDLIKKEETVVLNKCDLLEEAEILEKKNHLANYLDREVLCLSIDDDLQQILRVLSEKMKKSDPKKIDVYDPFKT
- a CDS encoding ankyrin repeat domain-containing protein, giving the protein MSALEKTLWTINDDSKVDSSSIIEKLKSELQQHHVNMYNAWEESGFDINANSFDGSNLLCLASGSGCVKVVELLIEKEVDVNVRDNEGKTPLDYAISNGREEVIEILTGKILLSDEGLTSQMLSEQEVEIDSQDQYDTPLSYPLFF
- a CDS encoding ClpXP protease specificity-enhancing factor SspB; translation: MDKTDYQKSLSYAKFQVIKKALDTILDNVFIPHLEILFFTRFNGIVIPAYLKESYPTQMLIILQHQFYGLKVLEDKFSVSLSFRGKQEQVTVPFFAISEFHDKISGDTLVFSVDSDKEYEDEECAEKSSNGSIISIDQLYDK
- a CDS encoding IS110 family transposase, which gives rise to MITSYQNFIGIDIGKFKNVAAAYNQRSAIKFDNDATGWQQLFQKFSDILPNSLVTLENTGKYELGLAHFLVDKNVAVHRANTRKVKSFIISHGTLAKTDQSDARALAQYGFERYSALSLFVPMSKEQTALVALCQRRDDITQMRTQEKCRLAAPENDYIKESCQKTIDFFTSQINEFNDAIQRIIDKNPELQKRQKILRTVPGIGLKLSQVFVCLMPELGHLNKKEVASLAGVAPHPKESGKTIGYRRITGGRSNVRAKLFTAAMAAARSKSALGAFYSDLIGRGKKKMVAITALMRKIIVIANARLKEAINMK